Proteins encoded by one window of Panicum virgatum strain AP13 chromosome 7N, P.virgatum_v5, whole genome shotgun sequence:
- the LOC120683092 gene encoding cytochrome P450 77A4-like, with amino-acid sequence MQQPTSRATTAAGQLHAAMEEAASSLSVLQLAFTAAVATAALAVAVAAARYNRRYRGLRLPPGPPGWPVVGNLLQVAFSGKLFIHYIRDLRREYGPILTLRMGERTLVIISSAELAHEALVEKGQEFASRPRENTTRNIFSSNKFTVNSAVYGPEWRSLRRNMVSGMLSTSRLREFRHARMRAMDRFVARMRAEAAASPDGASVWVLRNARFAVFCILLDMTFGLLDLHEEHIVRIDAVMKRVLLAVGVRMDDYLPFLRPFFWWHQRRALAVRREQVDTLLPLINRRRAILRGASPPGPDVAAPFSYLDSLLDLRVEGRDAAPSDDELVTLCAELINGGTDTTATAIEWGMARIVDNPSIQARLHEEIARQVGGARPVDDRDTDAMPYLQAFVKELLRKHPPTYFSLTHAAARPGCKLAGYDVPADANLDIFLPTISEDPKLWERPAEFDPDRFLSGGEAADMTGSAGIRMIPFGAGRRICPGLAMGTTHIALMVARMVQAFEWRAHPSQPPPDFKDKVEFTVVMDRPLLAAVRPRSLSF; translated from the coding sequence ATGCAACAGCCGACgagccgcgccaccaccgccgccggccagctccACGCCGCGATGGAGGAAGCGGCCTCGTCGCTCTCGGTCCTGCAGCTCGCCttcacggcggcggtggcgaccgccgcgctggccgtcgccgtggccgcggcgaggTACAACAGGCGGTACCGGGGCCTGCGGCTGCCCCCCGGCCCCCCCGGGTGGCCCGTCGTCGGCAACCTCCTCCAGGTCGCCTTCTCCGGGAAGCTCTTCATCCACTACATCCGCGACCTGCGGCGGGAGTACGGGCCCATCCTGACGCTGCGCATGGGGGAGCGCACGCTCGTGATCATCAGCAGCGCGGAGCTCGCGCACGAGGCGCTGGTCGAGAAGGGCCAGGAGTTCGCGAGCCGGCCCCGGGAGAACACGACGCGCAACATCTTCTCCTCCAACAAGTTCACCGTCAACTCGGCGGTGTACGGGCCCGAGTGGCGGTCGCTGCGGCGGAACATGGTGTCCGGGATGCTGAGCACGTCGCGGCTCCGGGAGTTCCGGCACGCGCGGATGCGCGCCATGGACCGGTTCGTGGCGCGGATGcgcgccgaggccgcggcgTCCCCCGACGGCGCGTCCGTCTGGGTGCTCCGGAACGCGCGCTTCGCGGTCTTCTGCATCCTGCTGGACATGACCTTCGGCCTGCTGGACCTCCACGAGGAGCACATCGTGCGCATCGACGCCGTCATGAAGCGCGtgctgctcgccgtcggcgtGCGCATGGACGACTACCTCCCGTTCCTCCGCCCCTTCTTCTGGTGGCACCagcgccgcgccctcgccgtccGCCGCGAGCAGGTCGACACCCTGCTCCCGCTCATCAACCGGCGCCGCGCCATCCTCCGCGGCGCGTCCCCGCCCGGCCCCGACGTCGCCGCGCCCTTCTCGTACCTCGACTCCCTCCTCGACCTCCGTGTCGAGGGCCGCGACGCCGCGCCCAGCGACGACGAGCTGGTGACGCTCTGCGCGGAGCTCATCAACGGCGGAACCGACACCACGGCCACCGCGATCGAGTGGGGCATGGCGCGCATCGTGGACAACCCGTCCATCCAGGCCCGGCTCCACGAGGAGATCGCGCGGCAggtcggcggcgcgcggccggtcGACGACAGGGACACCGACGCCATGCCGTACCTCCAGGCCTTCGTGAAGGAGCTCCTCCGGAAGCACCCGCCCACGTACTTCTCGCtcacccacgccgccgcccggcccgggTGCAAGCTCGCCGGGTACGACGTGCCCGCGGACGCGAACCTGGACATCTTCCTGCCGACCATCTCCGAGGACCCGAAGCTGTGGGAGCGGCCGGCGGAGTTCGACCCCGACCGGTTCCtgtccggcggcgaggcggcggacaTGACGGGGTCGGCGGGGATCCGGATGATCCCGttcggcgcggggcggaggatCTGCCCCGGGCTGGCCATGGGCACGACGCACATCGCGCTGATGGTGGCGCGGATGGTGCAGGCGTTCGAGTGGCGCGCGCACccgtcgcagccgccgccggacttcAAGGACAAGGTGGAGTTCACGGTGGTGATGGATCGCCCGCTGCTCGCCGCGGTCAGGCCCCGGAGCCTCTCCTTCTGA